Proteins encoded within one genomic window of Rossellomorea vietnamensis:
- the ileS gene encoding isoleucine--tRNA ligase, which produces MEYKDTLLMPKTEFPMRGNLPKREPDTQKKWEEMDIYQKVQERTSDRPLFVLHDGPPYANGNIHMGHALNKILKDFIVRYKSMSGFHAPYVPGWDTHGLPIEQALTNKGVKRKEMTIAEFRKLCEEYAYEQVDNQRKQFKQLGVRGDWENPYITLKPEYEAQQIKVFGDMAKKGYIYKGKKPVYWSPSSESALAEAEIEYQDKRSPSIYVGFAVTEGKGVLEEGTQLVIWTTTPWTIPANLGIAVHADLNYVVVNVKENSYVVAEDLLEDVSENLEWENHSVTKKVKGAELEHIVAKHPLYDRDSLVVLGEHVTTDSGTGCVHTAPGHGEDDFLVGKKYGLDVLCPVDDKGVMTSEAPGFEGLFYDKANKPITEKLQEAGALLKLNFITHSYPHDWRTKKPVIYRATAQWFASIDKFRKELLQAVKDTKWVPAWGETRLFNMVRDRGDWCISRQRAWGVPIPVFYAENGQEIITDETIDHVSKLFRDHGSNIWFEKEAKELLPEGFTHEGSPNGKFTKEQDIMDVWFDSGSSHQAVLEERDDLQRPADLYLEGSDQYRGWFNSSLTTGVAVTGKAPYKGVLSHGFALDGDGRKMSKSLGNVVVPEKVMKQLGADILRLWVASVDYQADVRVSDPILKQVAEVYRKIRNTYRFLLGNLSDFNPETDAVSFDGLREVDQFMLVKLNDLVKNVKNSYDKYEFASIYHAVNNFCTLDLSSFYLDFAKDVLYIESENHYERRAIQTVLYESLVALTKLMSPILSHTADEVWAYIPGAVGESVQLTDMPEVQQLANADELKEKWNTFLELRDDVLKALEEARNQKVIGKSLTAKVTLYVNDETKRLLDSIKEDLKQLFIVSSFEIGGTVSEAPEHALSLGENNIVVEKAEGETCDRCWIVTPTVGEDKDHPTLCTRCASVVKESYSHLT; this is translated from the coding sequence ATGGAATATAAAGATACATTACTGATGCCGAAAACAGAATTTCCGATGAGAGGGAACTTACCGAAGCGTGAACCGGATACACAGAAGAAGTGGGAAGAGATGGACATCTATCAAAAAGTACAGGAAAGAACGAGTGATCGTCCTTTATTCGTCCTTCACGATGGCCCTCCTTATGCCAACGGGAATATCCACATGGGTCATGCATTGAATAAAATCCTGAAAGACTTTATCGTACGCTATAAATCCATGAGCGGTTTTCATGCCCCGTATGTTCCAGGATGGGACACTCACGGTTTGCCGATTGAGCAGGCGTTAACGAATAAGGGCGTAAAGCGTAAAGAAATGACGATCGCCGAGTTCCGTAAATTATGTGAAGAGTATGCTTACGAGCAAGTCGATAATCAACGCAAGCAATTCAAGCAATTAGGTGTACGGGGCGACTGGGAAAACCCTTATATCACATTAAAACCTGAATATGAAGCACAGCAAATCAAAGTTTTCGGTGATATGGCGAAAAAGGGTTATATCTACAAAGGGAAGAAACCTGTCTACTGGTCACCATCAAGTGAATCAGCCCTTGCAGAAGCTGAAATCGAGTATCAGGACAAGCGTTCCCCATCCATTTATGTAGGTTTTGCCGTTACAGAAGGTAAGGGTGTCCTTGAAGAAGGGACCCAACTGGTGATCTGGACGACCACACCATGGACGATCCCTGCAAACCTTGGGATTGCCGTACATGCAGACTTAAACTATGTCGTTGTAAATGTAAAGGAAAACAGCTATGTCGTAGCCGAAGATTTACTTGAAGACGTATCCGAGAATCTTGAATGGGAAAACCATTCTGTGACCAAAAAGGTCAAGGGTGCAGAACTCGAACATATCGTGGCAAAACATCCCCTGTATGATCGTGACTCCCTTGTGGTCCTTGGTGAGCATGTTACGACTGATTCAGGTACTGGCTGTGTCCATACAGCTCCAGGGCACGGGGAGGATGACTTCCTCGTAGGGAAGAAATATGGACTGGATGTGTTATGTCCCGTCGATGACAAAGGGGTTATGACTTCAGAAGCTCCAGGGTTTGAAGGTTTATTCTATGATAAGGCCAATAAACCAATCACAGAAAAGCTTCAGGAAGCAGGGGCATTATTGAAGTTAAACTTCATCACTCACTCATACCCGCATGACTGGCGCACGAAAAAGCCGGTTATTTATCGAGCGACGGCACAGTGGTTTGCATCCATCGATAAATTCCGTAAAGAATTACTCCAGGCGGTAAAGGATACGAAATGGGTTCCCGCATGGGGAGAAACACGTCTATTCAATATGGTCAGAGACCGTGGAGACTGGTGTATTTCCCGTCAGCGTGCATGGGGAGTGCCAATTCCTGTATTCTATGCTGAGAATGGTCAGGAGATCATTACAGATGAGACGATTGATCATGTGTCCAAGCTTTTCCGTGATCATGGATCAAATATTTGGTTTGAAAAAGAAGCAAAAGAACTTTTACCTGAAGGATTTACACATGAAGGCAGTCCTAACGGGAAATTCACGAAAGAACAGGACATCATGGACGTATGGTTCGATTCAGGATCTTCCCATCAGGCCGTTCTTGAGGAAAGAGATGACTTGCAGCGTCCTGCAGACCTTTATCTCGAAGGATCCGATCAATATCGTGGTTGGTTCAACTCTTCATTGACAACAGGCGTAGCCGTAACGGGTAAAGCCCCATACAAAGGAGTGTTAAGTCACGGATTCGCTCTTGATGGCGATGGAAGAAAGATGAGTAAATCATTAGGGAACGTCGTTGTCCCTGAAAAGGTAATGAAACAACTAGGAGCCGATATCCTTCGTCTTTGGGTAGCGTCTGTTGATTATCAGGCAGATGTTCGAGTATCTGACCCAATCTTGAAGCAAGTGGCTGAAGTCTACCGTAAGATCCGTAACACTTATCGTTTCTTGTTGGGGAACCTTTCTGACTTTAATCCTGAAACAGATGCGGTATCCTTTGATGGATTAAGAGAAGTGGATCAATTTATGCTCGTGAAGCTGAATGATCTTGTGAAGAATGTGAAAAATTCATACGATAAATATGAATTCGCAAGCATCTATCATGCAGTCAATAATTTCTGTACACTGGATTTGAGTTCATTCTACCTGGATTTTGCAAAGGATGTTCTGTATATCGAGTCAGAAAATCACTATGAGCGCAGAGCGATTCAGACGGTATTGTATGAAAGCCTGGTAGCACTTACGAAACTGATGTCCCCGATCCTTTCCCATACAGCAGATGAGGTTTGGGCATACATCCCGGGTGCAGTGGGCGAAAGTGTCCAACTGACTGATATGCCTGAAGTACAACAACTCGCAAATGCGGATGAATTGAAGGAAAAATGGAACACATTCTTAGAATTAAGAGATGATGTTTTAAAAGCACTTGAGGAAGCACGTAATCAGAAGGTGATCGGTAAGTCATTGACGGCTAAAGTGACCCTATACGTCAATGACGAAACGAAACGCTTACTTGATTCCATCAAAGAAGACTTAAAACAGCTGTTCATTGTATCATCCTTTGAAATCGGCGGAACGGTGAGCGAGGCTCCGGAGCATGCGTTAAGCCTTGGTGAAAACAACATTGTCGTTGAAAAAGCTGAAGGTGAAACATGTGACCGCTGTTGGATCGTAACCCCAACAGTGGGAGAGGATAAAGATCATCCAACTCTTTGCACACGCTGTGCATCCGTTGTGAAAGAAAGCTATTCCCATCTGACATAA
- a CDS encoding DivIVA domain-containing protein, which yields MPLTPLDIHNKEFSRGFRGYDEDEVNEFLDQIIKDYEILIREKKETEERLNSLNERLGHFTSIEETLNKSIVIAQEAGEEVKRNAMKESKLIIKEAEKNADRIVNESLSKARKIAIEIEELKKQSKVFRTRFKMLIEAQLDLLDTNDWDQLMEFDLDATDLKTLKEEETLS from the coding sequence ATGCCTTTAACGCCATTAGACATACATAATAAAGAATTTAGTCGTGGCTTTCGTGGTTATGATGAGGATGAGGTTAACGAATTTTTAGATCAGATTATTAAAGATTACGAAATTCTGATCCGCGAGAAGAAAGAAACGGAAGAACGTTTAAACTCCTTGAATGAACGTTTAGGTCATTTTACAAGCATCGAGGAAACGTTAAATAAGTCAATCGTCATTGCTCAAGAAGCAGGGGAAGAAGTCAAGCGGAATGCAATGAAAGAATCAAAGCTAATCATTAAGGAAGCCGAGAAGAACGCCGATCGGATCGTTAATGAATCTTTATCCAAAGCCCGTAAGATTGCCATTGAGATAGAAGAACTCAAGAAGCAGTCAAAGGTGTTCCGTACTCGTTTCAAAATGTTGATCGAAGCACAGCTTGATCTTCTTGATACAAATGACTGGGATCAATTAATGGAATTCGATTTGGATGCAACGGATTTAAAAACTTTAAAAGAAGAAGAGACATTGTCTTGA
- a CDS encoding RNA-binding protein yields MSSIYQHFRPDEKEFVDAVLQWKQTVEDQYTAKRTDFLDPRQQHIVRSIIGQHDEILLSFYPENTERKRALLYPPYFQPEEEDFGIRLFEIQYPSKFVTIEHRQVLGTLMSIGLKRDKFGDILTGEETIQLMLADEIADYVLMELTQIGKAKISLKDIPLSERMESREEWQEKTTTVSSMRLDVVLAAIYNDSRQKAQTLIKSGHVKVNWKAVENPSFEVEASDVLSARGYGRSKVLSVEGRTKRDKWRISVGILK; encoded by the coding sequence ATGTCTTCGATCTATCAACATTTCAGGCCGGATGAGAAAGAGTTTGTAGATGCTGTGCTCCAGTGGAAGCAAACAGTGGAAGATCAATATACAGCGAAACGAACGGACTTTTTGGATCCGAGGCAGCAGCATATTGTCAGGTCCATCATTGGTCAACACGATGAAATCCTTTTATCCTTTTATCCTGAAAATACGGAACGGAAACGAGCTTTATTGTACCCACCTTATTTTCAGCCAGAGGAAGAAGATTTTGGAATAAGGTTATTTGAAATACAGTACCCTTCGAAGTTTGTTACAATAGAACATAGACAGGTATTAGGGACCTTGATGTCAATTGGATTGAAAAGGGATAAGTTCGGGGATATCCTGACAGGCGAGGAGACCATTCAGCTGATGCTTGCAGATGAAATTGCAGATTATGTCCTGATGGAACTGACCCAAATAGGGAAAGCCAAGATTTCTTTAAAGGATATTCCACTGAGTGAACGAATGGAAAGCCGGGAAGAATGGCAGGAGAAAACGACTACCGTCAGTTCAATGAGGCTTGACGTCGTACTTGCAGCCATCTATAATGATTCCCGCCAAAAGGCTCAAACCTTGATCAAAAGCGGACATGTAAAAGTGAATTGGAAAGCAGTTGAAAATCCCTCCTTTGAAGTCGAAGCTTCCGATGTTCTATCTGCCAGAGGGTACGGAAGAAGTAAGGTACTGTCGGTTGAAGGAAGAACAAAACGGGATAAATGGCGAATCTCTGTGGGGATTCTGAAATAA
- a CDS encoding YggT family protein, whose amino-acid sequence MVMLYEILSKLIQLYSWALIIYILMSWFPNARETSIGQFLARICEPYLEPFRRFVPSIGMIDISPIVAFIVLNLAQSGLYQLFRWLI is encoded by the coding sequence ATGGTAATGCTTTATGAAATTTTGTCAAAACTAATCCAACTATACTCCTGGGCGTTAATCATTTATATTCTAATGTCATGGTTCCCGAATGCCAGAGAGACATCGATCGGACAGTTCCTTGCAAGGATCTGCGAACCGTATTTAGAACCGTTCAGACGATTTGTCCCATCGATCGGTATGATTGATATTTCACCGATTGTGGCATTCATTGTGCTGAATCTGGCCCAATCCGGGTTGTACCAATTATTTAGATGGCTTATTTAA
- a CDS encoding cell division protein SepF, with amino-acid sequence MGIKSKFKTFFLLDEDEYEYEEEKYEEEYEEKKPMKSQLSNSKQNVVSLQSVQKSSKMILVEPRVYAEAQEIADHLKNRRSVLVNLQRIQHDQAKRIVDFLSGTVYAIGGDIQRVGDNIFLCTPDNVEVSGNISEFLKEEDLADSRW; translated from the coding sequence ATGGGTATTAAGTCAAAGTTTAAAACGTTCTTTTTGCTGGATGAAGATGAATACGAATATGAAGAAGAAAAGTATGAAGAAGAATACGAGGAGAAAAAGCCCATGAAGTCGCAGCTTTCAAATTCAAAACAAAATGTTGTGAGCCTTCAGAGTGTCCAGAAATCTTCCAAGATGATTCTTGTAGAACCAAGAGTATATGCAGAGGCACAGGAAATAGCAGACCATCTAAAGAATCGACGCTCTGTCCTTGTAAACCTGCAGCGGATACAGCATGACCAGGCGAAGCGTATTGTCGACTTTCTCAGCGGGACGGTGTATGCAATCGGCGGCGACATTCAACGTGTAGGCGACAATATTTTTCTTTGCACACCTGACAATGTTGAAGTGAGCGGAAACATTTCTGAATTCTTAAAAGAGGAAGATTTAGCAGACTCGAGGTGGTAA
- a CDS encoding YggS family pyridoxal phosphate-dependent enzyme — protein MKVSENIQHINENIQRACERSGRRMEDVHVVAVTKYVSIDRAEEAVEAGLLHLGENRDEGLISKWDVLRDKARWHFIGSLQSRKVKNIIDKVSYIHSLDRLSLAKEIHKRADKPVSCFVQVNVSGEGSKHGISPDEVKEFVGSLKDLSNIKVVGLMTMAPQTDDEPFLRSCFRQLKTIQEEVRSLNLPYAPCTELSMGMSNDYVIAIEEGATFIRIGTALVGND, from the coding sequence ATGAAGGTATCTGAAAATATTCAACACATCAATGAAAACATCCAACGAGCCTGTGAACGCAGTGGCAGAAGGATGGAAGACGTTCATGTCGTGGCGGTCACGAAATACGTATCCATCGACCGTGCAGAAGAAGCAGTCGAAGCAGGGCTTCTTCACTTAGGGGAAAACCGGGATGAGGGTCTGATCTCGAAGTGGGATGTTTTACGGGACAAGGCCCGGTGGCATTTCATCGGTTCCCTGCAATCAAGGAAGGTCAAAAACATCATTGATAAAGTATCATACATACACTCCCTGGATCGTCTGTCACTGGCGAAAGAAATTCATAAAAGAGCGGATAAACCTGTGTCTTGCTTCGTTCAAGTGAATGTTTCCGGAGAAGGATCCAAACATGGTATTTCTCCTGATGAAGTGAAAGAATTTGTCGGCAGTTTAAAAGACTTATCCAATATTAAAGTCGTAGGATTGATGACAATGGCTCCCCAAACGGATGATGAACCTTTCTTAAGGTCTTGTTTCAGGCAGCTGAAGACCATTCAGGAAGAAGTCCGTTCGCTTAATCTTCCATATGCCCCATGTACAGAATTATCCATGGGCATGAGCAACGATTATGTGATTGCAATTGAAGAGGGTGCCACATTTATTCGTATTGGAACTGCATTAGTTGGAAATGACTGA
- the pgeF gene encoding peptidoglycan editing factor PgeF — protein sequence MSKEPFLTETNSYYSIGKWTKENPELVAGITTNRGGISEGPFQSFNMGLHVGDKEASVTHNRKLLASALDMPLDSFVAAEQTHGKNISIVIPEDRGKGAETYHNSIKDSDGFVTGERNLLLTMCYADCVPLYFLDRMTGTIGLAHAGWKGTVLEIGPKMVGAFIGKGSSLSSIEVVIGPSICKDCYIVDDYVIDKVKKTLEDENNLPYNLKEEGQYHLDLKKLNHQLLVQSGLHSDQIHTSSFCSSCHDEFFSYRRDGEETGRMMSFIGWKEK from the coding sequence GTGTCGAAAGAGCCTTTTTTAACAGAGACAAACTCATATTACTCCATTGGAAAATGGACGAAAGAAAACCCCGAACTCGTCGCGGGCATCACCACTAATCGTGGCGGAATAAGTGAAGGTCCTTTTCAGTCATTCAACATGGGGCTTCATGTAGGAGACAAGGAAGCATCCGTCACTCACAATCGCAAACTTCTTGCATCCGCTCTGGATATGCCTCTTGATTCTTTTGTGGCTGCTGAGCAGACACATGGGAAGAATATTTCTATTGTGATCCCTGAGGACAGAGGAAAAGGTGCAGAGACCTATCATAACAGCATTAAAGATTCAGACGGATTTGTGACAGGAGAAAGAAACCTTCTGTTAACGATGTGCTATGCAGATTGCGTCCCCCTTTATTTCCTTGACAGGATGACCGGAACAATCGGTCTTGCACATGCGGGATGGAAGGGGACGGTCCTTGAAATAGGGCCGAAAATGGTCGGTGCGTTTATCGGTAAAGGTTCCTCCCTGTCTTCCATAGAAGTGGTGATAGGCCCTTCCATATGTAAAGATTGCTATATTGTGGATGATTATGTGATTGACAAAGTAAAAAAAACACTAGAAGATGAAAACAACTTACCCTATAATTTAAAGGAAGAGGGACAGTACCATCTGGATCTGAAGAAATTAAATCATCAGCTCTTGGTGCAGTCCGGGTTGCATTCTGATCAAATTCATACTTCCAGTTTTTGTTCGTCCTGTCACGATGAATTTTTCTCTTATAGAAGAGATGGTGAAGAAACGGGAAGAATGATGAGTTTTATTGGCTGGAAGGAGAAATAA
- a CDS encoding YlmC/YmxH family sporulation protein has protein sequence MVRISEFQVKDVVSISDGRKLGNIGDIEINLDTGRIEAIVIGTGGKILGFFGKDEDIVIPWSSIVKIGEDVILVRYKDSHYIQGQLQEPKQSPDT, from the coding sequence ATGGTGCGTATATCAGAATTCCAGGTGAAGGATGTTGTCAGTATTTCAGATGGGAGGAAATTGGGGAATATCGGTGACATTGAGATCAATCTGGATACTGGAAGAATCGAGGCAATCGTTATAGGCACTGGGGGAAAAATATTGGGGTTTTTCGGGAAAGACGAAGATATCGTGATTCCTTGGAGCAGTATCGTAAAGATTGGGGAAGACGTCATCCTTGTCCGATATAAAGACAGCCATTATATACAAGGACAGCTTCAGGAACCGAAACAATCCCCCGATACATGA
- the sigG gene encoding RNA polymerase sporulation sigma factor SigG: protein MTRNKVEICGVDTSKLPVLKNDEMRILFKEMQAGDISAREKLVNGNLRLVLSVIQRFNNRGEYVDDLFQVGCIGLMKSIDNFDLGQNVRFSTYAVPMIIGEIRRYLRDNNPIRVSRSLRDIAYKALQVREKLMGETSKEPTAEEIAKVLDVSHEEIVFALDAIQDPVSLFEPIYNDGGDPIFVMDQLSDEKNRDFHWIEEIALQEGMRRLNDREKLIISKRFFQGKTQMEVADEIGISQAQVSRLEKAAIKQMNKNIQ from the coding sequence ATGACACGTAATAAAGTCGAGATTTGTGGTGTGGATACGTCCAAATTGCCAGTACTCAAAAATGATGAAATGAGAATTTTATTCAAGGAAATGCAAGCGGGGGATATCTCTGCGAGAGAAAAACTGGTCAACGGGAATTTACGCCTCGTCTTAAGTGTAATTCAACGCTTTAATAACCGTGGTGAGTATGTTGATGATTTATTTCAAGTAGGGTGTATCGGATTAATGAAATCCATCGATAATTTTGATTTGGGTCAAAACGTTCGATTCTCTACATACGCGGTTCCGATGATCATTGGGGAAATCCGTCGATATTTGAGGGACAATAACCCGATAAGGGTATCCCGTTCACTGCGGGATATTGCGTACAAAGCTCTGCAAGTAAGGGAGAAATTAATGGGGGAGACATCCAAGGAGCCGACTGCGGAAGAAATAGCCAAAGTTCTTGATGTATCCCACGAAGAAATCGTATTCGCACTGGATGCCATTCAAGATCCCGTTTCGCTGTTTGAACCCATCTATAATGATGGAGGAGACCCCATATTCGTCATGGATCAGCTGAGCGACGAAAAGAATCGCGATTTCCACTGGATCGAAGAAATTGCCCTTCAAGAAGGAATGAGACGTTTAAATGATCGTGAAAAACTCATTATCAGCAAACGCTTCTTTCAAGGAAAAACCCAAATGGAAGTCGCAGACGAAATCGGCATCTCCCAAGCGCAAGTATCAAGACTGGAAAAAGCAGCAATTAAACAAATGAACAAAAATATTCAATAA